A stretch of Myxococcus hansupus DNA encodes these proteins:
- a CDS encoding deoxycytidylate deaminase, producing MAGRVSWDQYFMDIAEQVATRATCDRKHVGAVIVRGRTILSTGYNGAIRGLPHCDDVGHMMENGHCVATVHAEANAIIQAATNGVSIDGATIYTTASPCWPCFKLIANAGLVRIVFGEFYRDPRIFEYAARLKLDLVGLGEGARPPASGA from the coding sequence ATGGCCGGACGTGTTTCGTGGGATCAGTACTTCATGGACATCGCGGAGCAGGTGGCCACGCGCGCCACGTGTGATCGCAAACACGTGGGCGCCGTCATCGTGCGGGGACGGACCATCCTGTCCACCGGCTACAACGGCGCCATCCGAGGGCTGCCGCACTGCGATGACGTGGGCCACATGATGGAGAACGGCCACTGCGTGGCCACCGTCCACGCGGAGGCCAACGCCATCATCCAGGCGGCCACCAACGGCGTCAGCATCGACGGGGCCACCATCTACACCACCGCCAGCCCCTGCTGGCCGTGCTTCAAGCTCATCGCCAACGCGGGGCTGGTCCGCATCGTGTTCGGCGAGTTCTACCGGGACCCGCGCATCTTCGAATACGCCGCGCGGCTCAAGCTGGACCTGGTGGGGCTGGGCGAGGGCGCACGCCCTCCCGCCTCGGGTGCCTGA
- a CDS encoding sensor histidine kinase, which produces MAPVGRRRGWIRENPEEFQLVTSTAMSNSASSMEDAPKPVVGAARYLAVPTLMDSLLHDVRNPLNALAIHLEVLSEKLKAETGQVPPSQEKNLKAMRDQIQRVDGILKLFSDFVVFRGGSAGAADLSETTTRALGVLGHEGRKRRVQVQSAVEAGVQVQMEDTTELGFFLVQALLRAFRRAENGGSVRVTVRGEATSAVLEVEDSAGPGNEPLPEAVEALRLRCSQLGVDLFLRAGTCRLSFNRA; this is translated from the coding sequence TTGGCTCCGGTAGGGCGGCGGCGGGGGTGGATCAGGGAAAATCCCGAGGAGTTCCAGTTGGTTACCTCGACAGCAATGTCAAATAGTGCATCCTCCATGGAGGATGCGCCGAAGCCCGTCGTGGGCGCGGCGCGGTACCTGGCCGTCCCCACGCTGATGGACAGCCTGCTGCATGACGTCCGCAATCCGCTCAACGCCTTGGCCATCCATCTGGAGGTCTTGTCGGAGAAGCTGAAGGCGGAGACGGGGCAGGTGCCTCCGTCGCAGGAGAAGAACCTCAAGGCCATGCGCGATCAGATCCAGCGCGTGGACGGCATCCTGAAGCTGTTCAGCGACTTCGTCGTCTTCCGCGGCGGCAGCGCGGGCGCGGCGGACCTGTCGGAGACCACCACGCGCGCCCTGGGCGTGCTGGGGCACGAGGGCCGCAAGCGCCGCGTGCAGGTCCAGTCCGCGGTGGAGGCGGGCGTCCAGGTCCAGATGGAGGACACGACGGAGCTGGGCTTCTTCCTGGTCCAGGCGCTGCTGCGTGCCTTCCGCCGCGCGGAGAATGGCGGCTCGGTGCGCGTCACGGTGCGCGGCGAGGCCACGAGCGCGGTGCTGGAGGTCGAGGATTCGGCCGGCCCCGGCAACGAGCCCCTGCCCGAGGCCGTGGAGGCCCTGCGGCTGCGCTGTTCGCAGCTCGGCGTGGACCTGTTCCTCCGAGCGGGCACGTGCCGTCTGAGTTTCAACCGCGCCTGA
- the nla6 gene encoding enhancer binding protein Nla6 produces the protein MGSARILAVDDERDTCEALAEMLSAWGHKVEIAFDGHDALRKANEFRPDVVLSDLAMPETDGLWLLRNLKEELPDCPVVFLTGRGTIDAAVESIREGAYDFIVKPLDTARLKVCIDRALEKKETLREVQTLRRRLKQLGSSDLIAQSAGMRKVIELVEKVAPSKASVSISGESGTGKEVVSRAVHNLSLRRDKPFIAINCASIPATLIESELFGHERGAFTGADQRRPGVFEMAHGGTLFLDELGEIPIELQAKLLRVLEEGRLRRLGGKVEIEVDVRVLCATNRDLKQEIKNGRFREDLYFRLNVFQIHLPPLRERRDDVPILVQHFVDKFRGDSGKRVSGVHPEAMEVLKNYDWPGNIRELRNAVERAVILCDGELITREHLPPDMAGKSPERHTFRLPFGLSLDAVEREYILGSLQRNGNNKARTAEVLGVSEKTLYNKLNRYAAEARAQQQGPTGGGGGPLGGQGSDGAMGAMGANSFVIR, from the coding sequence TTGGGCAGCGCACGAATCCTGGCCGTGGATGACGAACGCGACACCTGTGAGGCGCTGGCAGAGATGCTCAGCGCCTGGGGACACAAGGTCGAGATCGCATTCGACGGGCATGACGCCCTCCGCAAGGCAAACGAGTTCCGGCCGGACGTGGTCCTGTCGGACCTGGCCATGCCGGAGACGGATGGGCTCTGGCTGTTGCGCAACCTGAAGGAAGAGCTGCCGGACTGCCCGGTGGTGTTCCTGACGGGGCGAGGGACGATCGACGCCGCCGTGGAGTCCATCCGCGAGGGCGCCTACGACTTCATCGTCAAGCCGCTGGACACCGCGCGGCTCAAGGTCTGCATCGACCGGGCGCTGGAGAAGAAGGAGACGCTGCGCGAGGTGCAGACGCTGCGGCGGCGGCTGAAGCAGCTCGGCTCGTCGGACCTGATTGCCCAGTCCGCGGGCATGCGCAAGGTCATCGAGCTGGTGGAGAAGGTGGCCCCCTCCAAGGCCAGCGTGTCCATCAGCGGCGAGTCCGGCACGGGCAAGGAGGTCGTGTCCCGCGCGGTGCACAACCTGTCCTTGCGCCGCGACAAGCCCTTCATCGCCATCAACTGCGCGTCCATCCCCGCGACGCTCATCGAGTCCGAGCTCTTCGGCCACGAGCGCGGCGCCTTCACCGGCGCGGATCAGCGCCGGCCCGGCGTGTTCGAGATGGCGCACGGCGGCACGCTCTTCCTGGACGAGCTGGGTGAAATCCCCATCGAGCTGCAGGCCAAGCTGCTGCGCGTGCTGGAAGAGGGGCGGCTGCGGCGGCTGGGCGGCAAGGTGGAGATCGAGGTGGATGTGCGCGTGCTGTGCGCCACCAACCGCGACCTCAAGCAGGAGATCAAGAACGGCCGCTTCCGCGAGGACCTCTACTTCCGCCTCAACGTCTTCCAGATCCACCTGCCGCCGCTGCGCGAGCGCCGCGACGACGTGCCCATCCTGGTGCAGCACTTCGTGGACAAGTTCCGCGGGGACTCCGGCAAGCGCGTCAGCGGGGTGCACCCGGAGGCGATGGAGGTCCTGAAGAACTACGACTGGCCGGGCAACATCCGCGAGCTGCGCAACGCCGTGGAGCGCGCCGTCATCCTGTGCGACGGCGAGCTGATCACCCGCGAGCACCTGCCGCCCGACATGGCCGGCAAGAGCCCGGAGCGGCACACGTTCCGGCTGCCTTTCGGGCTGAGCCTGGACGCGGTGGAGCGCGAGTACATCCTGGGCAGCCTCCAGCGGAACGGGAACAACAAGGCCCGCACCGCCGAGGTGCTGGGGGTGAGCGAGAAGACGCTCTACAACAAGCTCAACCGCTACGCGGCCGAGGCGCGCGCCCAGCAGCAGGGCCCCACGGGCGGCGGCGGAGGCCCCCTCGGGGGCCAGGGAAGCGATGGCGCGATGGGTGCCATGGGCGCCAACTCGTTCGTCATCCGCTGA
- a CDS encoding ArsA family ATPase, with amino-acid sequence MSDARVLHFFGGKGGVGKTTLAAAYALRLSEDAPKERVLLVSLDPVRSLSDLVKKKLAAKPTKLVPGKGDGGVYGLEVESAALMKPFLASYLPALAKAAAKGTHVTEEDLGKLYQQAVPGLEELVALFHVVDLLEDDSFDRIVVDAAPTSHTLRLFDLPVSLRKFLGLVKAGGDKTEAPVKKGKKAAEPAAPGVLEQVGQKAEKLLALLKDATRTAFHLVALAEPVPEAQTRMLFTQLRERGLPVTEIVVNQIEDKLGCPACQGRRGLQAPHVRKFQALDKTVPVNLLGRREVAPRGLDGLALFAKAWAGGKETKALEFAAAEGPPALVRAPSMPPIAAPPLPPTRLIFFVGQGGVGKSSCAAAAAVTLTEKEGPVLLISTDPSHSLSDVLQSRLTDTETQVKGTKGLYARELDIAGWFNALRKRLKEKAEKAFEGAPRSGNDVPSDLLYLRNLLECAPPGIDELAALSCLTDALVQERFKRIVVDSSPVVMSVRVVELAETAKAWLGALHTVINKHRAKGLGELADDLAAMIKHVKRFEDALATPSEARFVVVTRGEDLAAARTERLVEYLKEKKLPVERVLVNRVGPKSTCEKCENRRKLELNAAKAIEKKLGLPVTMAPALGRHPAGLRELKAFRTAWYALSPPAAKIKAA; translated from the coding sequence ATGAGCGACGCGCGAGTACTTCACTTCTTCGGCGGCAAGGGCGGGGTAGGTAAGACGACGCTCGCGGCAGCATATGCCTTGAGGCTGTCGGAAGACGCGCCCAAGGAGCGCGTGCTGCTCGTGTCGTTGGATCCGGTCCGCTCCCTGTCGGACCTGGTGAAGAAGAAGCTCGCGGCCAAGCCCACCAAGCTCGTCCCCGGCAAGGGTGATGGCGGTGTCTACGGCCTGGAAGTGGAGTCGGCGGCGCTGATGAAGCCCTTCCTGGCGTCCTACCTGCCAGCGCTGGCGAAGGCGGCGGCCAAGGGCACGCACGTCACGGAAGAAGACCTGGGCAAGCTGTATCAGCAGGCGGTGCCGGGGCTGGAGGAACTGGTGGCGCTCTTCCACGTGGTGGATCTGCTGGAGGATGACTCTTTCGATCGCATCGTCGTCGACGCGGCGCCCACCAGCCACACGCTGCGCCTGTTCGACCTGCCGGTGAGCCTGCGCAAGTTCCTGGGCCTGGTGAAGGCGGGCGGTGACAAGACGGAAGCGCCGGTGAAGAAGGGCAAGAAGGCCGCGGAGCCCGCGGCGCCCGGCGTGCTGGAGCAGGTGGGGCAGAAGGCGGAGAAGCTGCTGGCGCTGCTGAAGGACGCCACGCGCACGGCCTTCCACCTGGTGGCGCTGGCGGAGCCGGTGCCGGAGGCGCAGACGCGCATGCTCTTCACCCAGCTTCGCGAGCGCGGGCTGCCGGTGACGGAGATCGTCGTCAACCAGATCGAGGACAAGCTCGGCTGTCCCGCCTGTCAGGGCCGGCGCGGCCTGCAGGCGCCCCACGTCCGCAAGTTCCAGGCGCTGGACAAGACGGTGCCGGTGAACCTGCTGGGCCGGCGCGAGGTGGCCCCGCGCGGGCTGGACGGCCTGGCGCTGTTCGCCAAGGCGTGGGCCGGTGGCAAGGAGACGAAGGCGCTGGAGTTCGCCGCGGCCGAGGGGCCTCCGGCGCTGGTGCGCGCGCCGTCCATGCCGCCCATCGCCGCGCCGCCGCTGCCGCCCACGCGGCTGATCTTCTTCGTGGGGCAGGGGGGCGTGGGCAAGAGCTCGTGCGCCGCCGCCGCCGCGGTGACGCTGACGGAGAAGGAGGGGCCGGTGCTCCTCATCTCCACGGATCCGTCGCACTCGCTGTCGGACGTGCTGCAGAGCCGCCTGACGGACACCGAGACGCAGGTGAAGGGCACCAAGGGCCTGTACGCTCGCGAGCTGGACATCGCCGGCTGGTTCAACGCCCTGCGCAAGCGGCTGAAGGAGAAGGCGGAGAAGGCCTTCGAGGGCGCGCCGCGCTCGGGCAACGACGTGCCGTCGGACCTGCTCTACCTGCGCAACCTGCTGGAGTGCGCGCCGCCGGGCATCGACGAGCTGGCCGCGCTGTCCTGCCTCACGGACGCGCTGGTGCAGGAGCGCTTCAAGCGCATCGTGGTGGATTCGTCGCCGGTGGTGATGTCCGTCCGCGTGGTGGAGCTGGCGGAGACGGCCAAGGCGTGGCTGGGCGCGCTGCACACGGTGATCAACAAGCACCGCGCCAAGGGCCTGGGCGAGCTGGCGGATGACCTCGCCGCGATGATCAAGCACGTGAAGCGCTTCGAGGACGCGCTGGCCACCCCGAGCGAGGCGCGCTTCGTCGTCGTCACGCGCGGCGAGGACCTGGCGGCGGCCCGCACGGAGCGGCTGGTGGAGTACCTCAAGGAGAAGAAGCTCCCGGTGGAGCGGGTGCTCGTCAACCGCGTGGGCCCCAAGTCCACCTGCGAGAAGTGCGAGAACCGCCGCAAGCTGGAGCTGAACGCGGCCAAGGCCATTGAGAAGAAGCTGGGCCTGCCCGTCACCATGGCGCCGGCGCTCGGCCGTCACCCGGCCGGTCTGCGCGAGCTGAAGGCCTTCCGCACCGCGTGGTACGCGCTGTCGCCGCCCGCCGCGAAAATCAAGGCAGCCTGA
- a CDS encoding tetratricopeptide repeat protein, with amino-acid sequence MHPALPLLLLALSGAASTPGARQLNTQGFRLYQAGRYPEALERFQEASKASPDYALAHYNLAATLGVLRKQGKVCEYSAHRDVIVEHLTRAVALDARRLTRAREDADFEPIRDTLGWQKLLGRDPAREQDVPLLLRAVSWFGPGVGVYGTLQRLRFEPGGRATLRVKEVDAEGTPRERQVRGRYTVSGRQVDLRLEGRPPTKGTLTETGALTFPGWETFTDAPSECEA; translated from the coding sequence ATGCACCCGGCCCTGCCCCTGCTCCTCCTGGCCCTCTCGGGCGCCGCCAGCACGCCTGGCGCCCGCCAATTGAACACCCAGGGATTCCGGCTCTACCAGGCGGGACGCTACCCAGAGGCCCTGGAGCGCTTCCAGGAGGCCTCCAAGGCGTCCCCGGACTACGCGCTGGCCCACTACAACCTGGCGGCCACCCTGGGCGTGCTCCGCAAGCAGGGAAAGGTCTGCGAATACAGCGCCCACCGGGACGTGATTGTTGAACACCTCACGCGAGCGGTGGCGCTGGACGCCCGGCGCCTGACGCGGGCCCGGGAGGACGCCGACTTCGAGCCCATCCGCGACACCCTGGGTTGGCAGAAGCTGCTGGGCCGTGACCCGGCGCGTGAACAGGACGTGCCCTTGCTCTTGCGCGCCGTGTCCTGGTTCGGCCCCGGCGTGGGCGTCTACGGCACCCTGCAACGGCTTCGCTTCGAGCCCGGCGGCAGGGCCACCCTCCGGGTCAAGGAGGTGGACGCGGAGGGAACGCCGCGTGAGAGGCAAGTGCGAGGCCGCTACACGGTGAGCGGCCGTCAGGTGGACCTGCGCCTGGAAGGCCGCCCACCCACGAAGGGCACCCTGACGGAGACGGGCGCGCTCACGTTTCCAGGCTGGGAGACGTTCACCGACGCACCTTCGGAATGCGAAGCCTGA
- a CDS encoding acetyl-CoA carboxylase carboxyltransferase subunit alpha, translated as MATGTSYVLEFERPLIELEKKIDELKVLSTSGTVDFSSEISKLEKKAKKLQSEIFSDLSRWQVVQMSRHPNRPYFLDYVHHLFTDFVELCGDRHFGEDPSIVGGFARFDGKPVMVMGHQKGRNTKENMARNFGMPRPEGYRKARRLMELAERFEKPILTFVDTPGAYPGIGAEERGQAEAIAVNLEVMSRLRVPIISTVVGEGGSGGALAIGVGNRVLMLQNSVYSVISPEGCASILFRDASKADKAADAMRLTAKDLLEMKIIDEAIPEPAGGAHRDAAKMAEALGKTLRKHLGQLAELSPDELVQDRYAKFRALGVFSGR; from the coding sequence ATGGCAACCGGTACCAGCTATGTGCTCGAGTTCGAGCGCCCCCTCATCGAGCTGGAAAAGAAGATCGACGAGCTCAAGGTTCTCTCCACCAGCGGCACGGTGGACTTCTCGTCGGAGATCTCCAAGCTCGAGAAGAAGGCGAAGAAGCTCCAGTCGGAGATCTTCAGCGACCTGTCGCGGTGGCAGGTGGTGCAGATGTCCCGGCACCCGAACCGCCCCTACTTCCTGGACTACGTCCACCACCTCTTCACCGACTTCGTCGAGCTGTGCGGCGACCGGCACTTCGGCGAGGACCCGTCCATCGTCGGCGGCTTCGCGCGCTTCGACGGCAAGCCGGTGATGGTGATGGGCCACCAGAAGGGCCGCAACACCAAGGAGAACATGGCGCGCAACTTCGGCATGCCCCGCCCGGAGGGCTACCGCAAGGCCCGCCGTCTCATGGAGCTGGCCGAGCGCTTCGAGAAGCCCATCCTCACCTTCGTCGACACGCCGGGCGCGTACCCGGGCATCGGCGCGGAGGAGCGCGGGCAGGCCGAGGCCATCGCCGTCAACCTGGAGGTCATGAGCCGGCTGCGCGTGCCCATCATCTCCACGGTGGTGGGCGAGGGTGGCTCCGGCGGCGCGCTGGCCATTGGCGTGGGCAACCGCGTGCTGATGCTCCAGAACAGCGTCTACTCCGTCATCTCGCCGGAGGGCTGCGCCTCCATCCTCTTCCGTGACGCCTCCAAGGCGGACAAGGCCGCGGACGCGATGCGGCTCACGGCGAAGGACCTGCTGGAGATGAAGATCATCGACGAGGCCATCCCCGAGCCCGCCGGTGGCGCGCACCGCGACGCGGCGAAGATGGCCGAGGCGCTGGGCAAGACGCTGCGCAAGCACCTGGGGCAGCTCGCCGAGCTGTCACCCGATGAACTGGTGCAGGACCGGTACGCGAAGTTCCGCGCGCTCGGTGTGTTCTCCGGACGCTGA
- the hisC gene encoding histidinol-phosphate transaminase, with protein MRPLVPSHVETLKPYVPGKPIEETEREFGLKGVIKLASNENPLGPSPRAVEAMRNASGATHLYPDATSFHLVRKVAAHVGVKPEQVVLGSGSNELIELLIRTFTSPEDEILLCQGSFSAYRISAQAHGRPFVEVPMREGYQYDLDAMAKALTPRTRMVFLANPDNPTGTAFGREALKAFLAKVPPEVLVVHDEAYFEFVDWPEYGSAVELLGQHPNLVALRTFSKIHGLAGVRLGYGIMDARLAAYLHRTRMPFNLTVLAQAAGMAALDDTEHVRRTREVNQAGLRYFAAELPKLGGTLTHSHANFVFVDFGRPSVALYEQLLRKGVIVRPFAGQGFAHHVRISVGTPAENARCVQVLKEILS; from the coding sequence ATGCGACCGCTCGTTCCTTCCCACGTCGAGACCCTCAAGCCGTACGTGCCCGGCAAGCCCATTGAAGAGACGGAGCGCGAGTTCGGGCTGAAGGGCGTCATCAAGCTGGCCTCGAACGAGAATCCGCTGGGCCCCTCGCCGCGCGCGGTGGAGGCCATGCGGAACGCGTCTGGCGCGACGCACCTGTACCCGGACGCCACGTCCTTCCACCTGGTGCGCAAGGTGGCCGCGCACGTGGGCGTGAAGCCGGAGCAGGTGGTGCTGGGCAGCGGCTCCAACGAGCTCATCGAGCTGCTCATCCGCACCTTCACCTCGCCGGAGGACGAAATCCTCCTGTGCCAGGGCTCCTTCTCCGCGTACCGCATCTCCGCGCAGGCCCATGGGCGGCCCTTCGTGGAGGTGCCCATGCGCGAGGGCTACCAGTACGACCTGGACGCCATGGCGAAGGCCCTCACGCCGCGCACGCGGATGGTGTTCCTGGCCAACCCGGACAACCCCACGGGCACCGCGTTCGGCCGCGAGGCGTTGAAGGCCTTCCTGGCGAAGGTGCCGCCCGAAGTGCTGGTGGTGCACGACGAGGCCTATTTCGAGTTCGTCGACTGGCCGGAGTACGGCAGCGCGGTGGAGCTGCTCGGTCAGCACCCGAACCTGGTGGCGCTGCGCACCTTCAGCAAGATTCACGGGCTGGCGGGCGTGCGCCTGGGCTACGGCATCATGGATGCGCGGCTGGCGGCGTATCTGCACCGTACACGCATGCCCTTCAACCTGACGGTGCTCGCGCAGGCGGCGGGCATGGCGGCCCTGGACGACACCGAGCACGTGCGGCGCACGCGCGAGGTCAACCAGGCGGGCCTGCGTTACTTCGCCGCGGAGCTGCCGAAGCTGGGCGGCACGCTCACGCACAGCCACGCCAACTTCGTGTTCGTGGACTTCGGCCGCCCGTCGGTGGCGCTCTACGAGCAGCTCTTGCGCAAGGGCGTCATCGTCCGTCCCTTCGCGGGGCAGGGCTTCGCCCATCACGTGCGCATCTCCGTGGGGACGCCGGCGGAGAACGCGCGGTGCGTCCAGGTGCTGAAGGAGATCCTCTCGTGA
- the cmk gene encoding (d)CMP kinase produces the protein MSVRPFIVAIDGPAGAGKSSVSKLLARRLGFSLVDTGAIYRCVALMARREGIAFDDDAALEDLLARVHIHFQVVGEENHVFLGDQDVSGEIRTPENSMAASQVSSRPVVRAGLLQLQRRLALESEKGAILEGRDIGTVVFPDADAKFFLGASPEVRARRRYEELFQKGVESSLEEVLADQMKRDRDDSARAVAPLKAAEDALHVDSSSTPLSEVVHGLESEILRRMARRA, from the coding sequence GTGAGCGTCCGGCCCTTCATCGTCGCCATTGATGGCCCCGCGGGCGCGGGCAAGTCCTCGGTGTCCAAGCTGCTGGCGCGCCGGCTGGGGTTCTCGCTGGTGGACACCGGCGCCATCTACCGGTGCGTGGCGCTGATGGCCCGCCGCGAGGGCATCGCCTTCGACGACGACGCGGCGCTCGAGGACTTGCTGGCCCGCGTCCACATCCACTTCCAGGTGGTGGGCGAGGAGAACCACGTGTTCCTCGGCGACCAGGACGTGTCCGGCGAGATTCGCACGCCGGAGAACTCCATGGCGGCGTCGCAGGTGTCCAGCCGCCCGGTGGTGCGCGCGGGCCTGCTGCAGCTCCAGCGGCGCTTGGCGCTGGAGTCGGAGAAGGGCGCCATCCTGGAGGGCCGGGACATTGGCACCGTGGTGTTCCCGGACGCGGACGCCAAGTTCTTCCTCGGGGCCAGCCCCGAGGTGCGGGCCCGGCGCCGGTACGAGGAGCTGTTCCAGAAGGGCGTGGAGAGCTCGCTGGAAGAGGTGCTCGCGGACCAGATGAAGCGGGACCGCGACGACTCCGCGCGCGCCGTGGCGCCGTTGAAGGCGGCCGAAGACGCCCTCCACGTGGACTCCAGCAGCACCCCGCTGTCCGAGGTGGTGCATGGCCTGGAGTCCGAAATCCTGCGCCGCATGGCGCGCCGCGCCTAG
- a CDS encoding transglycosylase SLT domain-containing protein translates to MSWSGWVAGVVAGVSLGQSPTALDAVRLHKPDAAALARAELTACVAKKCEDTGRLALLAATLTLSDGQAAEARELLAAWPAPPLLAPYHAFYLGQARFYADDAAGAAKDFERVLASNPPAVLASRARARLGESLLKAGKAKDAAKVLEAAANASPTVELLYQRAQARGASGNATGQRADLMTVALRFPTHPYGEEAMAWLTKTSTPPVKLGFTERTTRADRLLDAGATQRALDELAALDGVKLDKAQAARVALLRARAYFALGQSAEADKALALARKGPAATAAQADLLVARRALRSDNNDKARALMAALDQKYPSQAAGDEGAFFAGWLDLQSGRFADAVKAFSSFESRYPKSRRRDEGMWFRALAHLRLEEYAKARDALESFLAAYPKSNMGPQARYWMARSRELEGARQDTLGPAYTAVITSAPASFYALMANERLKSLGLKPPAHFPQPPKLLKPTRPPELELAVELTRAGLFRDAADEVEAHAGRLRSADQALPFAHALLGLGEYGHAYAVAARHLWGRAFGAREPDALAAFYPRAFATAVEGAATQHQVDPHLVWAIMRRESAFRPEVMSVADARGLMQIIPKTANAIAEKLAEPVPAPADLFSPERNIRYGAWYLSRLMERFGHPVLAAAAYNAGPSSAAKWAQERGSLPLDLFVETIPFRETRGYVKQVVADLFLYHAFYGDGAGAPQLQLVVPAPTKEGVSF, encoded by the coding sequence ATGAGTTGGAGTGGGTGGGTTGCGGGGGTGGTTGCGGGGGTGTCGCTGGGACAATCCCCCACGGCGCTGGACGCCGTGCGCCTCCACAAGCCCGACGCGGCGGCCCTCGCTCGCGCGGAGTTGACGGCGTGCGTCGCGAAGAAGTGCGAGGACACGGGCCGCCTGGCGCTGCTGGCGGCGACGCTCACCTTGTCGGATGGGCAGGCCGCCGAAGCCAGGGAGCTCCTGGCCGCCTGGCCCGCGCCGCCGCTGCTCGCCCCCTACCACGCCTTCTACCTGGGGCAGGCCCGCTTCTATGCGGATGACGCGGCGGGCGCCGCCAAGGACTTCGAGCGCGTGCTCGCGTCGAACCCGCCCGCGGTGCTGGCCTCCCGCGCTCGCGCGCGGCTCGGTGAGTCGCTGCTGAAGGCAGGCAAGGCGAAGGACGCGGCGAAGGTGCTGGAGGCCGCCGCGAACGCGTCGCCCACGGTGGAGCTGCTCTACCAGCGGGCCCAGGCGCGCGGCGCCTCGGGGAACGCCACGGGCCAGCGCGCGGACCTGATGACGGTGGCGCTGCGCTTCCCCACCCATCCGTATGGCGAAGAGGCCATGGCGTGGCTCACGAAGACGAGCACGCCCCCCGTGAAGCTGGGCTTCACGGAGCGCACCACCCGGGCCGACCGGCTCCTGGACGCGGGCGCGACGCAGCGAGCGCTCGACGAGCTGGCGGCGCTGGACGGCGTGAAGCTCGACAAGGCGCAGGCGGCCCGGGTCGCGTTGCTGCGCGCACGGGCCTACTTCGCGTTGGGGCAGTCGGCGGAGGCCGACAAGGCGCTCGCGCTGGCACGGAAGGGGCCCGCGGCCACGGCCGCGCAGGCGGACCTGCTGGTGGCGCGGCGCGCGCTGCGCTCCGACAACAACGACAAGGCCCGCGCGCTGATGGCCGCGCTGGACCAGAAGTACCCCTCCCAGGCCGCGGGTGACGAAGGCGCGTTCTTCGCGGGCTGGCTGGACCTGCAGTCGGGCCGCTTCGCGGACGCGGTGAAGGCTTTTTCGTCCTTCGAATCCCGGTATCCCAAGTCGCGGCGGCGGGACGAAGGCATGTGGTTCCGCGCGCTGGCGCACCTGCGGCTGGAGGAATACGCGAAGGCGCGCGACGCGCTGGAGTCCTTCCTGGCGGCCTATCCCAAGAGCAACATGGGCCCGCAGGCGCGCTACTGGATGGCGCGCAGCCGCGAGTTGGAGGGCGCCAGGCAGGACACGCTGGGCCCCGCGTACACGGCGGTCATCACGTCGGCGCCGGCGTCCTTCTACGCGCTGATGGCGAACGAGCGACTCAAGTCGCTGGGCCTGAAGCCGCCCGCGCACTTTCCACAGCCCCCGAAGCTGCTGAAGCCGACGCGCCCGCCGGAGCTGGAGCTGGCCGTGGAGCTGACGCGCGCGGGCCTGTTCCGGGACGCGGCGGACGAGGTCGAAGCACATGCCGGACGCCTTCGCTCCGCGGACCAGGCCCTGCCCTTCGCGCACGCGCTCCTGGGCCTGGGCGAATACGGTCACGCGTACGCCGTGGCGGCGCGCCACCTGTGGGGCCGGGCCTTCGGCGCGCGTGAGCCGGACGCGCTCGCGGCCTTCTACCCGCGTGCGTTCGCCACCGCCGTGGAGGGCGCGGCGACGCAGCACCAGGTGGACCCCCATCTGGTGTGGGCCATCATGCGGCGGGAGAGCGCCTTCCGGCCGGAGGTGATGAGCGTCGCCGACGCGCGCGGGCTGATGCAGATCATCCCCAAGACGGCGAACGCCATCGCGGAGAAGCTGGCCGAGCCCGTCCCCGCGCCCGCGGACCTCTTCTCGCCCGAGCGCAACATCCGCTACGGCGCCTGGTACCTGTCACGGCTGATGGAGCGCTTCGGGCACCCGGTGCTCGCGGCGGCGGCCTACAACGCGGGCCCCAGCTCGGCGGCGAAGTGGGCCCAGGAGCGCGGTTCGCTGCCGCTGGACCTCTTCGTGGAGACCATCCCCTTCCGGGAGACGCGCGGCTACGTGAAGCAGGTGGTGGCGGACCTGTTCCTCTACCACGCGTTCTACGGCGACGGCGCGGGCGCGCCCCAGCTCCAGTTGGTGGTGCCCGCGCCCACGAAGGAAGGCGTCAGCTTCTAG